The DNA window AAGCCCGGGGCCACGACAGCGCCCAGCCTCACGCCCTGGCCCAGGTAGTCAGCCAGCCACCTGAGCCTCTCTGGTAGCCTCTCAGGGCTGTCCTCAACTAGGTGGGCCCCAGGCCCTATGGCGGCCCCCTCGCCCACCACGGATCCCCTGACCTCTGAGAGGGAGCCGACCTGGACCCTGGCACCTATGTAGCTCCTCTCGACCACCGCGTTCTCGCCTATCACGGAGTCGCGCTCTACCGCGGAGAAGTTCTCAACTACCGCCCCGCTCCTGACCCTGACCCCCCTCCCTATGTAGGCTGGCCCCTTCACTATTGCGCCGTCCTCCACAACCGCGCCGTCGTCTATTATCACATTATCGCCAACGATGGCCGACCTGGAGACGCTGGCCTTGCTTGAGATCACGCTCCCGCTGCCCTCGAGGAGCATGTCTATCGCCTCAAGCAGATCCCAGGGGTAGCCTATCTCAACCCACCTGCCGGGCCACTGTATGCCCCCTACGACGCCCTGGCCGGCGAGGCTGCGCATTGACTCGCCGAAGGAAGTCCTCGACGCCTCCTCAAGCTTGCCCACGTCAGCAACCATGACGCCGCCGAACACGTAGCCCCTCCCAACGCCCCACCTCTTGGCCTCAGGGGACTCCCACATGAACTCCTTGACGACCCCCCTGTAGTCGACTGTGACGAAGCCGTAGGTCTCAAGCCCGGTGGCCGCCGAGGCCAGGGCAAGCACTATAGGGAAGCCGCTTGACTGGTAGTAGTCGACTGCCAGCTTAGCTATCGTAGGGGGGCTCGCCAGGAAGCCGGTGTACACTATCACGGCGTCGCGCTCCTTTGCGGCAGAGGCCTCGTCATAGGCTGTCCTCAGGGCCCCCTGTATGTCGTCCCCACGCTGCTCAACTACCCTGACGCCCTCCCTGCCCACCGAGGCCAGGTTAGCGAAGCCCTTGGTTACTACTACAACCACGTCATCAACCTTGGCCTCCCTCAGCGTCTCTATGCTGTAGTCGAGCAGCTGCCTCCCCATAAGCTGGAGGAACGGCTTGGGCGTGCCCTGTGTTATGGGGAGCAGCCTCTTCCCGTAGCCGCCGGCAAGGACGAAGCCTATCATTGTCACTCCACCGTCACGGTCTTGGCGAGGTTCCTGGGCTTGTCAGGGTTGTAGCCCTTGCCCACGGCGAACCTGTAGGCGAAGAGCTGGAAGACAGGCGTCAGTATGAACGGCTCCAGCTCCAGGGTGCCTGAGGACGGCGGCATGTCTATCCTGGTTATAGTTTCCTTGGCCTCAAGGTCGAGGCTTAGGTCCGCCGGCTTGACTACGTAGACCCTCGCTCCCCTGGCGGCCATCTCAACGGCGTTGCCAGCCACCTCCCTGGCGTCGGAGGTCGCAGCTATGAAGACCGGGAAGCCCCTCTCAACTAGGGCTATGGGGCCGTGCTTGCTCTCCCCAGCCGGGTAGGCCTCCGCGTGCAGATACGCTATCTCCTTGACCTTGAGCGCCCCCTCCCTAGCTATAGCCGAGCCCAGCCCCCTCCCGAGCACGTACATGCTGCCCCCGGCTACGCTCTTTGAGAGCGCCGTGGCGACCGGGTCCGAGGCCTCGAGGGTGTAAGTTAGGAGCTGCGGTACCTCCCTGAGGGCGTCGAGGAGCTCCTTGGCCTCTGACGGCTTAAGCCTCCCGGAGTCCACCCCGGCCCTTATGGAGAGCAGTTCGAGAAGCATCACCTGGGAGAGGAACGTCTTCGTCGCGGCCACGCCTATCTCTGGGCCTGCCCTCGTGTAAAGTTTAAGGTCTGAGATCCTGTCAAGGGCGCTGCCAAGCACGTTGGTGACGCCAACTACGATCGCCCCGAGGTCCTTCGCCATCCTGACGGCCTCAAGGGTGTCGTAAGTCTCGCCGCTCTGGCTTACAGCGACCACCAGGTCGCCCTCCTCCACGGCGTTCATGAGGTAAGGCGCCTCCGATGATATTATGGCGTGGGGCAGCAGGCCAGCCCTCCTGGCCAGCAGGTACGAGAACACGAGCCCGGCATGGTAGCTCGTGCCGGCCGCCACAACTATAACCTTGCTGGCCCCTGCCAGGGCCGAGCTAACCTTGGCCAGGGCAGGATCATCAATATTGCCCTCGTAGGTGTCCCTGACAGCCTGGGGCTGCTCGTATATCTCCTTAACCATGAAGTGCGGGTAGCCGCCCTTGCTAGCGGCCTCGGGGGTGAGGTTGACCCTCCTGACCCTTGAGGCTACCTCCGCGTCTGAGAGCTTTGCATAGCCGTCCTTGGTGAGCCTGTATATGGCCACCTCAGTTGGCGTCACGTAGCCGAACTCCCCGTCCTCGAGGAATATAACGTCCTTGGCCGCTTCAAGCATAGCCGGCAGGTCGCTGGCCACCACCTTAACCTTGTCGCCGACCCCCACCAGCAGGGGGCTCCTGTTCTTTGCGAAGTAGACCCTGTCAGGCTCCCTTGAGTTAAGTATGGCAAAGGCGTAGGTCCCCTCAACTCTCATCAGGGCCCTGGCCAGGGCCTCTACAAAGTCCCTGCCCTCGCCTAGGCCCTCCTCAATGAGGTGAGCGACCAGCTCCGTGTCGGTCTCACTCCTTATTCTGTGCCCCTTGGCTATAAGCTCCTCCCTGAGGGAGGCGTAGTTCCTTATGACACCGTTGTGAACTATTGCCACTGTGCCCGTGCAGTCGGTGTGGGGGTGCGCGTTGACGTCGTTGGGCGGCCCGTGGGTGGCCCACCTAGTGTGCCCTATGCCCGTGGTCCCGCTCA is part of the Acidilobus sp. 7A genome and encodes:
- a CDS encoding NDP-sugar synthase, encoding MIGFVLAGGYGKRLLPITQGTPKPFLQLMGRQLLDYSIETLREAKVDDVVVVVTKGFANLASVGREGVRVVEQRGDDIQGALRTAYDEASAAKERDAVIVYTGFLASPPTIAKLAVDYYQSSGFPIVLALASAATGLETYGFVTVDYRGVVKEFMWESPEAKRWGVGRGYVFGGVMVADVGKLEEASRTSFGESMRSLAGQGVVGGIQWPGRWVEIGYPWDLLEAIDMLLEGSGSVISSKASVSRSAIVGDNVIIDDGAVVEDGAIVKGPAYIGRGVRVRSGAVVENFSAVERDSVIGENAVVERSYIGARVQVGSLSEVRGSVVGEGAAIGPGAHLVEDSPERLPERLRWLADYLGQGVRLGAVVAPGLRCPAAP
- the glmS gene encoding glutamine--fructose-6-phosphate transaminase (isomerizing), which gives rise to MCGIIGATSSCSDVVPLLIRGLQRLEYRGYDSVGVAVVSGGLVTVRKGAGELEVVRRRLAIDGMSGTTGIGHTRWATHGPPNDVNAHPHTDCTGTVAIVHNGVIRNYASLREELIAKGHRIRSETDTELVAHLIEEGLGEGRDFVEALARALMRVEGTYAFAILNSREPDRVYFAKNRSPLLVGVGDKVKVVASDLPAMLEAAKDVIFLEDGEFGYVTPTEVAIYRLTKDGYAKLSDAEVASRVRRVNLTPEAASKGGYPHFMVKEIYEQPQAVRDTYEGNIDDPALAKVSSALAGASKVIVVAAGTSYHAGLVFSYLLARRAGLLPHAIISSEAPYLMNAVEEGDLVVAVSQSGETYDTLEAVRMAKDLGAIVVGVTNVLGSALDRISDLKLYTRAGPEIGVAATKTFLSQVMLLELLSIRAGVDSGRLKPSEAKELLDALREVPQLLTYTLEASDPVATALSKSVAGGSMYVLGRGLGSAIAREGALKVKEIAYLHAEAYPAGESKHGPIALVERGFPVFIAATSDAREVAGNAVEMAARGARVYVVKPADLSLDLEAKETITRIDMPPSSGTLELEPFILTPVFQLFAYRFAVGKGYNPDKPRNLAKTVTVE